Within Apostichopus japonicus isolate 1M-3 chromosome 23, ASM3797524v1, whole genome shotgun sequence, the genomic segment TTTCCAAACTAACATGGTTACATTATGTAaggcatttctttaaatttacacTCACATATATCAAACTCCATTTACCGCTAAAAACACCCACGGAGATACGTACTCGCACAAATACTCACAAATGGAGGGCAGTATTTCAGTTTGAGGTCAGGTGTATCAAATAATGCCATAGGGTGGAATAAAGTAGTGAACAACATTGCATTTGGGTATTAAAATTTGTGAAAACCAAAATTGCCATCGGTCAATTTCTGAAATACGTAACAAAGACCTAACTTAAAATGTATTTGGTAAAGtgaagtataaaaaataaaaaaagacttCCAGAGAATCCCGTGGGGAATTTTCGAGTCCAAATAATCAGCTGGTCGTGTCGATACATCTTGCACCATCGTGGACTTACCCCTAAGGCCTTCCCTTCTTTAAAGTCGTTCTTCTTCTTGGTCTGATCTTGTTCTAGTTTCCTCTTCTTCTCTTCAATTTTCCTCTGCTTCCAATCCCTGAATGTTTCCAGCGTTATTTTGGTCTGGTTTGGACCAAGCTTCGCCCTCTGCGAGAAGGGAGGAACAGCCAAAAATGATGTAAGAACGTCTCACAGAACGAAACAACGATGAAATAATGTAATCTGACTTGTAAGtcaatatacatttttttgttttaaaatgattaagtcattaaatatttgataaacaTGTATAGAATTACAATGACATGGCAGGACCAAACCAACCTTTGGAGTTCACACAAGGGCCCATCCAGTTGGCTTCGATCATGCATTTATGAGTGTATGCTTTGGAGAAGGATTGATTCATATTTTTGGACTTATGACTGTTATGACTGACTTCATTTTTTGAATGTTGATACCATTTTGGGACATTTGGTTTGTATTTTTGTCATGTGTGTggtacatttaatttaattgatccTAACCTCTTCCTCGATTAATTCTTCCAGGGATATTTTCTCTTCCTCCGGTTGTTCGGTgggtttcttcttcttcaggaCAAAGCCAGGAGGCAGGGTGTGTTTGTAGATGCACTTCTCGCCGCTTGGACAGTTCCAAAACCAGCCATACTTGCTCTCCTCAATGGCTTTGACGAAATGTTTGCAAACCTGTAGGTCAATGcatacaacaaagaaaaaataaaacacagatATCAGCAGAAAGTCATGTTGATTTCAGTTCTTCAGATGAAATGACAGTGTTAGACAAACACAATCCTATACcaaatatatttacttttgGGTGAATTGTGGCacttaaaataatgaataaaaaggaaaaattttgCAGAATTACTGCTTTGATTCTTAACATGTGATTAATGCCAgtatgaaatataaagaaaaacaccAGAAAAGAGTATCCTGAAGGTAAAAAATGCTCTAGAATtcaaaaaaatgattaatttaatACAGTATCTTACCAAGATTTATTCGATGAAAAAACTATAAGGAGGTATTTCTATTCCGATGAAAAGGTAGATAGGTTTGTAAACATGGGCagagacaaacagacaaagagCTGTTTCTTTTAGATGTGTTTTTAGTCTGTTTTAGCTTCAGTCGGCCTCTTAAGAAGATCCTGCAAGGATCGAAACCTCGGGCCTTTCTAACTTTCGTATACTtacaataaacaagaaaaaagaagaatacaacaacaaaagcaTGACAGGTAGAGTAATAGTAGTACGAGAGTTATGCACCCTCGACTTGTGAACTACTTACGATGTTAGTTTTTGGAATCTTCTTGTCAGCTTCAGCGTGTTTTTGTTCCACCACTTCTTTCAACTTAGCCTCGTCCCAGTCCTCCATGGTATCTAGTCATTAAAACAAACGAAACATGTTACAAAAATACCAAAGACTACAGAAGCATCCGATGGCAAAACATCCCGAGTAAATGAGAAATATACTCAAATACTTAACGTAGCGAATAAATACTAAACGTAACAAGCGGCTCGTTGATGTGTCGTGGAGCACACTTCTTATGagggaaaaaaattcaaatgcaAAGGGGTACTGTAGAGTGGTGCCACAGGCTGTGtgtctttaaatatttgcaagCCTGGTTTGGATCTCCTACAACTGTTAAACGACATATTTTTGTCTCCCGGCAATACCAATATATCCCAACTTGTGACTTACGATGTGATGAGCTTTGAGGCCTGCCAATCTTCCAACTTTTTCTGGCCGGTACTAGTTCTACTCTATTCAATTTTCCACACTTGAGATTCCTCACAGTAACACGACCTGCTGTTATCTGATGGTGGattccccccaccctcccccccacccaccctccccccatgCAGGTACGACAAGTATGTAACAGAAAGACTCACCTTTCTCCTGACCGCCCTCTTCATAAATACTCCTCTTTTCGGATTTTCTTTCCAGCGTGAGGTCATGTGAGAATTTACACTTATCACCTTTACGGCAGGTTCCTTGCTTAAAGAAGGCACAGACCACTGACTTGGGATCGACTCCTGAAAgggcaagaagaagaagaaacatgaATGATATCTGAATTTGCAAGGAAAAGCCGTAGCCGCTGTTCATAACAGGAATTATGATGCACGCATCCACTCTGCAGAGCACTCAATacggaaagaaaataaaacaactgatatgcagacacacacacacaactaaTCAAAGAAATGGCATCAAAAGGACTTAGcctataaatatgtttttagtGTCTCcttaaacatactgtactgcTTATTCAGTCAGTAGTTGCAGCGACTACAGCCATGGAAAGCACTTACAGCGACTTAAATTTGGCATCAATATAAGTTTTACGTTAGTGGTCAACCGCACACATTGCAGTACTGTATTTACTTTGACAGATAGTCacaaatgtatattttaattCCAACAATTTATACCTTTGTGGATTCTTAGAAAGTATTGTTTTTGGCGATATACTACAGTAGTTTGGTAGTAGGACGTTTAGGACCAGTGACCACTACTCGGTTCGAGGCACCCAAGATACCACCTGGCTGAGTTGCCAAAAGGTGCTGATCTCTTCTTGGTCACCAGAGATGCTACTTTCATAAAAAGCAGCATTTGGTTCTCTGAGACGGTAGCAATTTATGCCCCAGTCCCGACTCTGCAACAAGGGTCTGGAAAAATATCAAGGAATTTAAGAGATTTCCTAATACCTAGCAATTAATGTTTATGCCGTATGCTTTTAATTAGGTTTACCTTTTGCAACTTTCTGTCCTGCAACAGGTCTGAATAACAGATTCAATTCGTCTTGCTCCTTCTTCTTAAGTTCACGACCCTTCTTCTTGTCTTGAGCATCGTCAACCTCAGATAGAGAGATCAGAGAATAAATTATACTTGTTTACCGAATCGTAAAAGACCTTAAAATCGTACCAACTTTAAGGCCCATCATTGAAAGAGATCACTATAGATATCAACAGTTGAGATCACATGTAAGTACTTCATTCATTCTGACACAACATTGGTCTAAGGTTAAACTACAGAAAAATGGGTTCTGAAAAGGGAATGGGTTATAGAGAGATAGGTTAAAAATTTAGCAAATGGGTTAAAGGGGGATGCCCCCAGGGAACGGGGAAGGAGGTCTTTAAGACAGATAACAGGCCTCAAAACTACGCTTGCCTGCTAACGATTGGTCAGTCAGTAGAATCTTGGTTGTGCAACGTTGAACATGTGCTACTGTACACTAGCTTAAGTACTGTATATTGACGGGTAACCGGAGGGTTGATCAAACCTCAGGTGCTCGGTACCTTACCCAGCTTGTTGTAAACAAAAATAGCACATACTACATTCACACCCATGGCAACGGTAGCCTAACCGCAAGGGACGAAATAGTTTTAGAGAATTGATTAGCAATATTTGCTCGACAATTCTTGGAATAACAATTAGCATTAGCAGGTACTGCATCGTTTGCTaattaaaagtaatattgactagcaactggcaattcttgggtagcaaattgctatgcgaaCCCAGTTATTTCGTCCCTTGAACCGATGTTACTTTGACTTGAATTGGTTTGCTAGACGAGATAGGCAGTCACCACGTAAGTGATTCTGACAAAaggctttgtttttcttcttctttttcactTCCTTCCCATAGCTGAAGTTTCAACGGGGTATAGCCTAGAGAGATCCCTTTCTGAGGTGCCTAATACAAGCCTAAGTTGGGCTTACTGGTTTTGTTAGCTTCCATTAAAACATCCATTAGCATtgtattacagtactgtactactagTAGCACAGAGACTAGGACATGTATCATTATTACTACAAAgagaatttgaaattttgtccCAGTAGTATCAACAATTTTTGGTCTAGGCCTAGGCCTGGAAGAAATTAATCAGTCTAGGATACTAAAATAACATATTCTAGCTTTAAAgtatgaaaatgaaatcaaagataCCTTGGTGGCTTTCTGGTTTCCATATTTGACTTGATGTTGGACTGACTTGATGAATGTTTGTTGCTTAGctccttttttattctttagTCCAAAAGTTTTATCCTGTTAAGAAGAGAAAATCactgttttatattatttcatgTAGATTCACTAGGGCTGTTCTTTCATTCTAATGTTTTGGTTCCAATGACACTATTGTTAATAAAGGAAAAATGGTTTGTCTGAATTTTCATTCGCTGGCTTTCTGCAAATAGGCCAaaagttttggcaaaaaaagGAAGTCGTCATATTTAGTACCAAAATAGATTGTTAAGACTGTCAGGATTGAATGATAGGGTAGTGATATTACAAGTCAGCAGTATTCGCCCCAAATTTTAGCATGTTACAGTTGCTAGAAGTTTGTCAAAAGTACTTTCATAACTGATCTTGGCTTGGAAAAGTAAAATACTTGTTGACTTTGAGGTTTGAGCAAAGTTGACCATCTGactttctaacatatttggGGTATTACCGATAACTATTAAATTACATGTTACCTAGTCCTAAGTTTTCCTTTTCATTAGTTATCTCGCAAGATTGAACTCAAAATGTATTCTGAGGCCATTCAGCGTTATACCAGTGCTCTATTTAGATGATCGATGAACTAGCCAAATGCCCGAACATTGCGTAACATTACGATTGTTGGCTTTTACAGCCTAGGCTATAAAAGAATCCGTGTTATAAAGTTAATCCGTATTATATTCTACACTGTAGCCTAACGGTAACACTAACGACATCTTTGCAGCAGGCCAGTACCGCCATCGAAAGGCATAATGAAACAACATTaccatacaaaaaaaatttatatttcttcgACATGAGCATATACCtctattaatttttctttaactttttgtTCTGTCTTTTTATTGGCTTTTTGTCCCTTCTTCGGAGGCATTTTCGGTGTAGCGTATTGCGACGTAAGTGTGTGACTTGCGCAGTTCGTGTAGAATTGAAACAGCCTTTTAGTAATTGCCGTTCAACACAGAATTCAGTATGACATGTGCTTATTGGATTCGACAGCATGTGTATGGAACGCCAAGATACGAGCAttaagttgttattgaacaactccctggtatagtATCAAAGTATACATTATGAATGATAATGTAAAAGTATCCCAGAATGTCGCCTGCGAGGATTAAATACACGCAAACCAAACTGACAATTTTCATGTGACTTTTTTCGttatgatgatgtcactcactgcAGTGTTGCCAATTCAtttgcataacagaaaattaatcCTTCaaccaaatttcatatttttgcaattAACCAACACAACTACATCAGATAAGTTGTCGAATACTTACAACAATTTGAGGCAGCAAGCAACGTTACTTACAACCAGAATATGAACAATAAATGTAACCCAGTGATGAATCTCAAATGATAATGTTTCGTAATGACTtcttatttgatatgttctttgCCAAAGCACATTTGAGGTTTGTAATAATGATCAATACTCTGGAAACCATGTAATATACTAATAACCGGCTATaaccaacaacaacatataCCGAAGGTGTAGTATCTTTGCTATAACTCAATAACTTCACCCTCTGTGAATTTCACACTTAATACTTTGATGCACTTTAATGAGATATTGGGTGAtattgtgtgtatgtgcgtgtgtgtgtgtggagggcaAAAATCATTTGATATCACCAGTggtcaaaagtctgaaaacctcgTAAATAGGATAACTATATATACGTTCAGCCTTTGAAGATAGAAACAATTGTTCACAAAATGATAGTGATGTAAATACGATGTGTCAGTAAATATAGAAGTTAGATTTCGTaggtttcaatcctagcaggaacTTCTTCAAATGCAAACTTAAACGGAAACAGACTAAAGACATATATTTAGACAGATGATCAAACAAATAAATTGGACCATTAAACACTGTAAGCAATAACATTACACAGAACAAAGGACAGATAGCTAACAAGGAACTTTAGGCACTGAATCACAAAGCCTCTGAGCATTATTGGGTATCTGGTACTTTTTGTGAAAATACTAAGTTTGCACaataattttcataatatataataataataataataatcatcataataatcataataatcataataataatcataatattattattaattatattaataatcatattaataatcatatttaacaaataattataattataatgataacaataacaataatgataataacaataataataatattaataatgtaatTGTTAAAGAAGTAAAACCACGATTTTATGATATGAAAGTCTATAGGCAGTACCTGGCATATTGTGTCACCAATCCCTTGTCTGTGACCCTTGTCTTGGACAAAAGCTTttcattttctcaattttgCATGTTTATGTCTGAAATTCTCTTGTACGTTATTTGAGGAAGAAATAGGGATTAAACCTGAAACTTTCAAGTAAGAAAAAcgtaaagaaatgaaaagggTTACAGTTTGAAGGATAACAATATAAATGGTATAGAAGTGCTAGAAAACCTTTTTAAAAAGAGGAAATATAAGATAGAAGTAAAAGTGTAGGAGGGATTGGCCTTTTCAACAAATATAACACATATGGACAGAGGCGGCGAAAGAGGAATGAACCAAGGGTGGTACAAGCTTGAAAGGGATACAGTGGCGCGTTTGCTAGAACGGATCTCTCTCTACTTATACCCTTCgacatatatgtttttttttcttttaattttaggCAATGATTGAGTTGTATTGTAATACTAAAGAACTCACAACATTATTATGTCTATTTGATTATTATTACATACAAACACAGAGacacacatgcatgcatacacGCAGGCCTACGTACGAACataaacacccacacacaagtaaaacaaagcacagtGAGGAATAAAACAGCGAAAAACATCAGAGATTGTCTATGCTACTACATAAATGTAACAGTAAGGTAGATGATAAGCATAGGTTAAGTCAAGAGTCGCAAAGTTCATTGAttgaatgagaaaaacaagtcttcaatgccatgCATTTTCTACGAGCAGAGCTAGTAGAGTTTCGCTTGGAAGCAATGTGCTTCTCAACGTTaagaatgaatttcattttatgGAAGAAATTGCAGTCAGGcttaacattgttttgtttacaattgaagATAAAGTATTTGATATGAAGGATAAAACAATTCAATGGGTCGTAACCTGTTACCAGTTTACCGAAGaaaagatcttttttttttgagcagATACACTACTTGTCTACCAAAACATTATGTTCACTACATAGGAACCATGCAGTGACGTTCACAGAATTGGGAAGAGGGGGAATTCTAAGGCTCCCGAAAGATGTTGGTATAGGAGTAATATTAACCTTTATGGATGGGCTGTAGGCgaataaaaaaattgtgaaagagGGATATGGCCTTGGGGTCCGgtcccctccccccgccccgctgcccctccccccaaataATCAAACTTTAGATGTCAAATGGTGCAATCCTGTTTGCATATTGAAAACTTCCCCCAGACTGAATTAACGTTTTCCCCCGACTTACAATGGACGTTGAGGTATTGCTCCGATcctcaaccacccccccccccctttcccactTACGTGCCACTGTTGGGAGCGTAAAACCTGGAATACACGCGACGTGgatcttttatttatttcatttctaagATGTCTCTTCTGGACTACCGTACTAAAAAGAGGCGCTTCACCCACGTGTCAAGGGTTTCAATCTGGCATGACGGTATAGTCATTTGCTAC encodes:
- the LOC139964640 gene encoding zinc finger CCCH domain-containing protein 15-like; this encodes MPPKKGQKANKKTEQKVKEKLIEDKTFGLKNKKGAKQQTFIKSVQHQVKYGNQKATKVDDAQDKKKGRELKKKEQDELNLLFRPVAGQKVAKGVDPKSVVCAFFKQGTCRKGDKCKFSHDLTLERKSEKRSIYEEGGQEKDTMEDWDEAKLKEVVEQKHAEADKKIPKTNIVCKHFVKAIEESKYGWFWNCPSGEKCIYKHTLPPGFVLKKKKPTEQPEEEKISLEELIEEERAKLGPNQTKITLETFRDWKQRKIEEKKRKLEQDQTKKKNDFKEGKALGITGREVFQFNPDMILADDDEADEGVMEMEEGETREESTSVRDLTAEALASQAMEATDTGTVSTSRSREGATSSNVTDTYRGNSIDPSVEDEADRLGAAAPIPSQGPTDGIEGAMVNGTETIDLDVEVDEELFDEDLDNLDEELDQIDLD